TGCCGCCAGTGGATGGGCCGCGGCGACCATGCCGTGGCGGGAGGTCATGGTGGGGCGGCGGCCGTGCATGCTTCGTCTCCTCGTCGTCTTCTGCAACGATCAGAGCATGATTCCGGCCCTAGAACAGGCTGCCTTGCCCATCATCGGCGGGAGGCCGGGCCGCTTTGCGCGCATGACGCTTCGGCTCTTCGCTCGGTTCGGAGCGAGGCAGGTCGGCGAGAGGCAGCTGCACCTCCGGCGCGTCGTTGGCGACCTTGTTGACGGCGCTGCCGATGGCGACGGCCTCCAGAAGATCGTCCGGCGGCGGCTTCAGCAGCCGGGCCGTCTGCTGCGGGGTGCTCTGAGGATCGAGCCAGGCGTCATGGTCATCAGGGTCCAGGATGATCGGGCTGCGGTGATGGATCGGTGCCATCAGTCCATTGGCGGGTCCGGTCATCATCGCCACCGTGTCGATCTCGGAACCATCCGGCGAATTCCAGGTCTCCCACAGCGCGGCGAAGGCGAAGAAGCCGCGATCCGGCCGGCGGAACAGGAAGGCTTCGTTCTGCGCCTGGCGGCCGGAGCCGCTGCGCCGCCATTCATAGAAGGCATCGGCCGGCAGCAGGCAACGCCGGCGCGTCAGCGCGTTGCGGAAGGAGGGCTTCTCGGCCGCGCTCTCGCTGCGCACATTGATGACGAGCGGGAAATCCTTGGCGTCCCGGACCCAGCCGGGGATGAAGCCCCAGCGCATCAGCAGGAAGCGCCGCGCCCCGTCATGCGGCAGCACGACAGGAATCGGCTGCGTCGGTGCGATATTGTAGCGCGGCGGGAAATTCGGCTGCTCGCGATAGCCGAAGGTCTCGCGCATGGCTTCAGGGGGCAGGGTGATCGCATAGCGTCCGCACATGCCGGCTGTTTACGTCGAGACGAGGCGGTCAGATCAACACTTTCTTTCCGGTTGGCCAAACATAGTCGCCCCGATTCGGGGCAGAAGATGAGCGCCATCGCGACGAATGTGCCGGTCGATGCGCCGGCAAACCGGGCCGGAAGCGTCGACGCACCCCGTATGTCGACCGATTTCCTCAACCGCTACAGCGAAGCCCTGATGCTCATCGAGATGGCGGCGCTGGATGACACCGTCCTCGCCGATCTCCAGGCCTGGCACAGCATCAGCTATCGCGAGCATTTCCGCTCCTCTCAGCTGCGCTGTGCGGCCTCGGCGCTCGCGGCCTATGACCGGGTCGATCTCGTCCGGGCAAGGGCTTTCGAGGATATCTGCCTGTCGATGACCCGGCTGGTGCGGACAGTGTGCGCGCTTCTGACCGAAAAGCCGCAGCCGCCTGAGTTGCCGATGATCATCGAGGTGGCCGGTGAGGCCCTGCGCCGGCAGATCGGCCGCGCGACGCAGTTCATCAACGCCAACGGCATGATCGATATCGCCATCTTCGAGGACGCCGCCCTGCAGGAGGAGATCGACGCGCTGCTCGCGCGTTGATCAGGGCTTGCGCCGCGCTCCGACGAGAAACTCGCGATTGCCGTCGCCGCCTTCGATCGGGGAGGGGATCGGTCCTTCGACGGTGAAGCCCAGCGTGCCGAACAGCGCGACGATGTCGTCGCAGACTTGCTGCTGGATCGCCTCGTCCCGGACGATGCCCTTCTTGAGCGCCGCCCGTCCGGCCTCGAATTGCGGCTTGATCAGCGCCGCGATCCCGGCTTGCGGCACGAGCAAGGCCGCAACCGCCGGCAGGACGAGCTTGAGCGAGATGAAGCTGACATCGATGGCGGCGAGGGCTGGCATTTCCGGCATAGCCTCCGGCGCCAGCGTGCGAATGTCCTGACCCTCGAAACTCGTCACCCGCGGATTTGCGCGCAGCGAAGCGTGGAGCTGGTCGCGGCCGACATCGACGGCGACGACATGGCGCGCGCCGCGCTTCAGTAGAAGATCGGTGAAGCCGCCGGTCGACGACCCGACATCCAGGCAGACCTGCCCGGCCGGATCGAAGCCGAAGGCATCGAGCGCGCCTGCCAATTTCAGGCCGCCGCGTGAGACGTAAGGATGCGGCGCCTCGGCCGTCAGCGCAGCATCCCGCGCCACCATCTCCGAGGCCTTCCGCACCGGCTGACCATTGGCGCTGACCAGCCCGGCAGCTATCGCAGCCTGCGCCCGCGCCCGGCTTTCGAAGAAGCCGCGTTCGACGAGCAACTGGTCCGCGCGGCTCTTCATCGCGATCCGCCCGCGCCGGCGCGGCTTTCTCTCCAGCCCTCATCCTGAGGAGCCATTTCGCCAGAAATGGCGTCTCGAAGGATGCTCCAGATGGTTCCGGAGTTTCCTGGAGCATCCTTCGAGACGCGATCCTCCGGATCGCTCCTCAGGATGAGGGCTGAAGGGGGCGAGACCACTGCCATGGCTGTCGGCCTGAATCAGGCGCGCTTGACGACGCTTGGCGCTCCGAGCGCGCCATCGACGGCAGCGACGATGCCGCCGGCGTCGAGCCCAGCGGCGGCATACATCGCGTCCGGCTTGTCATGATCCTGGAAGACGTCCGGCAGTGTCAGCGTCCGCACCTTCAAGCCGGTATCGAGCGCGCCGTTGCGGGCGAGCAGATGCAGCACATGGCTGCCGAAGCCGCCGACCGAGCCTTCCTCGATCGTGATCAGGATCTCGTGCTCGCGGGCGAGCTTAAGGATCAGCGACTCGTCGAGCGGCTTGGCGAAGCGCGCATCCGCGACCGTGGTCGAAAGCCCGCGCTGCGCCAGCAGATCGGCCGCCTTCAACGCTTCGGCGAGGCGCGTGCCGAGCGAGAGCAACGCGATCCGCGTTCCCTCCCGCACGATGCGGCCCTTGCCGATCTCCAGGGGCATGCCGACGTCGGGAATTTCGACGCCGACGCCCTCGCCGCGCGGATAGCGGAAGGCGATCGGCCCTTCGTCATAGGCTGCGGCGGTCGCGACCATATGGGTCAGCTCCGCTTCGTCGGCCGCGGCCATCACCACCATGTCCGGCAGGCAGGCGAGATAGGCGACGTCGAAGGAGCCGGCATGGGTCGCGCCATCGGCGCCGACGAGCCCGGCCCGGTCGAGCGCGAAGCGCACCGGCAGCTTCTGGATCGCCACGTCATGGACGATCTGGTCGTAGGCGCGCTGCATGAAGGTCGAGTAGATCGCGACGAAGGGCTTGTAGCCTTCGGTGGCGAGCCCGGCCGCGAAGGTCACCGCGTGCTGCTCGGCGATCCCGACATCGAAGGTGCGGCCGGGGAATTCCTTCCCGAAGGCATCGAGCCCGGTGCCGGATGGCATGGCGGCGGTGACGGCGACGATCTTGTCGTCCTCCCGCGCCTCCTTCATCAGGGCATTGGCGAAGACGCCGGTATAGCTCGGCGCATTCGCCGGGGCCTTGGCCTGCAGGCCGGTGATGGGGTCGAACTTGACGACGCCGTGATATTTGTCGGCGCTGGCCTCGGCCGGGGCATAGCCCTTGCCCTTCTGCGTCACGACATGGACGAGGATCGGCCCGTTGCCGGCGTCGCGGACATTGCGCAGCACCGGCAGCAGATGGTCGAGATTATGCCCGTCGATCGGCCCGACATAGTAGAAGCCGAGCTCCTCGAACATCGTCCCGCCCGTCCAGAAACCGCGGGCGTATTCTTCGGTGCGCTTGGCCTTGTCGTGGAAGAAGCGCGGCAGCCTCTCGGCGAGCTGCTTGGCGACCTCGCGCAGCGAGCGATAGGTCCGGCCCGAGACGAGCCGCGCGAGATAAGCCGACATCGCGCCGACCGGGGGGGCGATCGACATGTCGTTGTCGTTGAGGATGACGATCAGGCGCGAGCCGAGCGCGCCGGCATTGTTCATCGCCTCATAGGCCATGCCGGCCGACATCGCGCCGTCGCCGATCACGGCGATGACATTGTTGCCCTCGCCCTTGAGATCGCGCCCGACGGCCATGCCGAGCCCGGCCGAGATCGAGGTCGAGGAATGGGCGGCGCCGAACGGGTCGTAGGCGCTCTCGGAGCGCTTGGTGAAGCCGGAGAGCCCGCCCGGCTGGCGCAGCGTGCGGATGCGCTCGCGCCGCCCGGTCAGGATCTTGTGCGGATAGGCCTGGTGGCCGACATCCCAGATCAGCCGGTCGCGCGGCGTGTCGAAGACATGGTGCAGCGCGACGGTCAGTTCGACCACGCCGAGCCCCGCGCCGAGATGCCCGCCCGTCACGGAAACGGCGTCGATCGTCTCCAGCCGCAGCTCGTCGGCGACCTGTCGAAGCTGTGCATCGTCGAGCGCCCGCAGATCGGCGGAGTCGTGGATCGTGTCGAGGAGCGGCGTGGCGGGGCGGGGCACGAGGGTGTCTGATCCTTCGCTGAGACGATCTGGAAATAGAGCCTGCGCGGCGCGCTGGCAAACGGGGGGCGGGATTCCATTTTGATTCCCGAAGGGTGTCCTCCTCTTCCCACGAAACGGGTGGTTCCGGTGCCGGCAAGGCGTTTCAGTGTCCGCAGACCGTTTTCGAGGACACCGTTCGATGCAACAGACCGATACCACACCGCTGCCGGCGGCATTCAGACGCATCGGCTGGTCCAATCTCTTCGCACAGTTCTCGGAGCAGATTGCGCTGGCCGCGGCACCTCTGGCCGCGGTTCTCCTGCTCGCGGCCGGGCCGGCCGAGACAGGCTGGCTGCAGACGGCGCAGACCTTGCCCTTTCTCCTGCTGTCCATTCCCGCCGGGCTGATGGTCGATCGCGCCTCGCGGCGCCGGCTCATGGTCGGCACGGAAGCGTTGCGCGCGGTGTCCTTGCTGGCGATCCCGCTGCTGCTTGCCGCGGGCAGCCTCAACCTGACCTGGCTCGCCGTGCTCGGCGCGCTCGGCGCCATCGGCACGGTCTGCTACAGCGTGGCGGCGCCGGCCTTCGTTCCCTCCGTGGTGCCCCGCGCGCGGCTTGCCGACGCCAATCGCTGGCTGGAGCTGGCGCGCAGCGCCGCCTATGCCGGCGGCCCTGCGCTCGGCGGGGCGCTCGTCGGATGGATCGGCGTATCGACGGCCTATGGCCTCGCCGCCGGGCTCTCGATCCTCGCCGCGCTCCTGCTGGCCGGTCTACCAAAGGATGAAGCGCCGTCCGGCCCGCGGCGCGACCTGCTCGATGATCTGAAGGAGGGCGCGCGTTTCGTCGCCGGCCACGACCTGCTCAGGCCGATCCTGATGACGGCGGTCTTCTTCAATATCTCCTGGTTCATCTTCCAGGCGGTCTACGTCGCCTATGCCATTCAGAATCTCGGCCTCAGCGCGACCCAGGTTGGCGTGACCCTCGGCATCTACGGCGCGGGCATGATCGTCGGCGCCGTCCTCGCGCCCGCCATCGCACGGCAGGTTTCCTTCGGGACGCTGATCCTGCTCGGACCATTCGCCGGCCTCTGCGCGGCCGGCGTGATGCTCGCGACGCTCTGGGTTCCGTCGGTTTATCTGGTCGGCGCGAGCTTCTTCCTGTTCGGCGTCGGGCCGATCATCTGGACGATCTCGACGATGACATTGCGGCAGGCGGTGACCCCCAACGCGATGCTCGGCCGCGTGTCGGCCCTGATCATGACGGCGACCTTTGGCGCGCGGCCGGTGGGCGCCGCGATTGGCGCCTCCGTGGCGGCGCATCTCGGCATCTCGGCCTGTCTTGCCCTGGCGACCGCAGGTTTCCTGATCCAATTGCTCGTGATCGGCTTTTCGCGGGTCCCGCGCCTACGGGACATTTCCGAGGCGGCCTGAGCCTGTGGCGCATCCTCTGCCGTCATTCCGGGGCAGGCCGCAGGCCTGAGCCTGGAACCCAGAACCGATGCGGCTATGAGTTCGAGCGATGGCCCCACCGCGTCCTTCTTGGAAGGGGCGTCGGTTCTGGGTTCCGGGCTCGATCCTTCTGATCGCCCCGGAATGACGGCGCATAAGCCATCGGTTGGTGTAAAAGGCCGACTGTTTCAGCCCTCGGGCAGCGGGATGAACTCGCTCTCGTCGCCGGGGACGGTATCGAAGCGGCCGGTTTTCCACTCATCCTTGGCTTGTTCGATGCGTTCCTTCGATGAGGAGACGAAGTTCCACCAGATATGGCGCGGCCCGTCCATCGGCTCGCCGCCGACGATCATCACCCGGCTCTGGTCGATGGCGAGGATCGAGATGCGGTCGCCCGGCTTGAAGACGAGGAGCTGGCCGGCGCCGAATTCCTCGCCGGCGATGTCGACCTTGCCCGAGACGATGTAGATCGCGCGCTCGCCATAGTCGGGGTCGAGCGGCAGGATCGCGCCCGGCGACAGCACGGCCTCGGCATAGAGCGCGTCCCAGGGAAACTTCACCGGCGAGGTCTGGCCATAGGCCGAGCCCATGATCAGGCTGATCCGCTTTCCGCCTTCGACGATCCTCGGCAGTTCGGGCGCGCCGTGATGCACGAATTCCGGCGCGACCTCCTCATGCGTCTTCGGCAAGGCGAGCCAAGCCTGGATGCCGTAGAGCTTCGGGCCGGTGGCTCGGGCTTCCATTCCGGTACGCTCGGAATGGACGATGCCGCGCCCGGCCGTCATCAGGTTGACCGCGCCGGGCTTGATGGCGAGCGCCGTGCCGAGCGAGTCGCGATGCATGATCTCGCCGTCGAAGAGATAGGTGACGGTCGAGAGCCCGATATGCGGGTGCGGACGAACGTCGAGCCCCTCGCCGAGATGGAATTCGGCCGGCCCCATCTGGTCGAAGAAGATGAACGGGCCGACCATGCGCTGGCCGATCGCCGGCAAGGCGCGCCGGACCTGGAAGCCGCCGAGATCATGCGTGCGTGGCACGATCACCTTTTCGATCGCCTCGCAGGAGCGGGCATCGCCCAGGATCGGATCATCGGCGGGCAGTTGCGACATGGCGGCCTCCTTGGTCAGGCCGAAGCCTGATCCCGTTCGGGCCGCCGGGCAAGCCGGCAGGTTGCAACCGGCCGTTGGCGGGCGCGCAATGTCGAGGCGCCCGCGTGGAAGCCGCGCCTCGGGCCGCGTTTAGTTGTCGACGTCGAGCGGCGTGGTACCCGTCGGCTTGCCGTCGGCGCCGAGCGTGATGCGCTCGATACGGGCTTCGGCCTGCTTCAGAAGTGCGTCGCAACGCACCTTCAGCGCCTCGCCGCGCGTGTAGATCGCGATCGATTCCTCGAGCGGCACGTCGCCGCGCTCCAGCCGCGCAACGATGCCTTCGAGCTCCTTCATCGCAGCCTCGAAGGGCAGGGCCGCGACATCGGCATTGGAGTTGTCTTGCGTTTTGTCTTGGCTCACGGACCCGATTCCTCTTTGCGGCAAGCTTATCGGCCGGAGCGCGCTCCGCCGCAACCCGGGAATGGATCGAGCGACCGTCGGTTTGACACGGAACTAGGCCGTCATTCCGGGGTGGGCCGCAGGCCCGAGCCCGGAAGCCATGAACACGACGGCAGATCAGATGGTGCTGTCGATCGGCGAGCTTACCCGTCCAACCGGTGTTCATGGGTTCCGGGCTCTTCGCTGACGCGAAGCCTCGGAATGACCGGGTGGTTCTTGGAAACGCGAATTTACAATAGCCGCCGGATTCAGACCGGCAGCGCGGACGTCTTCTTGATCGTGCGCAGCGTCAGCGTCGACTGCACGCGGGTGACGCCCGGCAGCTGCGTGATGATGTCGGTGTGGATGCGCTCGAAATCGGCGCTGTCGCGATAGATCACCCGCATCAGATAGTCGTGCGCGCCGGCGAGCAGGTGGCATTCCAGGATTTCCGGCAGGCTCTGCACGGCCTGCTCGAAGCTCTCCAGCGAGGCGCGGCCCTGCTGGTCCAGCGTGACGAAGACGAAGGCCGTGCCGGGGAAGCCCGCGATCTTGTCGTCGAGCATCATCGCATAGCCGCGGATCAGGCCGCTTTCCTCGAGCTGTCGCACGCGCCGCAGGCAGGCCGAGGGCGAGAGATGCACCTTCTCGGCGAGGTCGGAATTGGTGATGCGGCCATCCTGCTGGAGAATCCGCAGGATGGAGCGGTCGCGTGAATCGAGCTCGATCGTCATGGTCACGGTAGAAACCTCCCGCGTGATGCATCGTCGCAAAATTCACGCGATGCAAGCAATCTTCTGCGCCGATATCGAGCCGACGCGCTTCTATCCGCAGCAAGCGTGGCGTGGCGTTGCAGGAATATGCGCAGGCCGAACGGCCCGTTCAGGTCAGCGGCATCGCGAAAGGCGTGCCCTCGAACGCATCGGCGCCGCGTCCGATTCGCTCGATCGCGCGGATCATCCGGCCATCGCGGCCAAGCGTTGCATCGGCGAGAGCGACAAGCCTGACATTAGGCGTCGCCGAAGGGGCGGCGGTCCGCAATGCGTCGGCAACCTCCTCCTCGTCGCGCTCGGGGCTGATGGCGCAGGCCGCGATATAGGCGGCGGCGGTGGAGCGGCTGATGCCTGCCCAACAATGGATCACCATCGGCGCCTCACGGTCCCAATTCCGCACGAAGGCGAGGAAGCGCCCGATATGGTCCTGGCCGGCGAGGACATGGCCGTCCAGGGGCTGGTTGATGTCGGACATGCCGAGAAAGAGATGGCGGCTCTCCGCGATGCCGGCAGGGCGCTCGACGACGGAGCCGACATTGATCAGGGTCACGAGATGGCGGGCGCGGACGGCGGCGACGGTCTCGCTGAGCCTGGATAGCGGGGAAACATGAAGGCTGGGCAAGAGGCCGGCTCCGGGTTCCGCGGCTGGAAACGATGGGACAGACGATAGCATGATCGACAGCGCCGACGTCTCCATGACATGGAAGCCGCAACCCATCGACCTGTCCTGGCGGCGCTCCCCATGAATCTCTGGTTCCGGCTGATCTGGCTCCTGCTGACGACGCGCTTCCGGCCAAAGCTCGCGCTGCCGCGGCAAGCCTCCATCCTGCCCTTCCGGGTCTGGTTCCACGATCTCGACACCAGCCTGCACATGAACAATGGCCGCTACTGGTCGCTGATGGATCTCGGCCGGCTTGATCTGATGCTGCGCAGCGGGCTGTGGCGGGCGGTGCTGCGCCATGGCTGGCTGCCCGTCGTCAATGCCGGCACCATCCGCTTCCGGCGCGAGATGCGCCTGTTCCGGCCGTTCCGGCTGGAAACCAGGATCCTGTGCTGGAGCGAGAACTGGCTCGTGATGCAGCATCGTATGCTGATGCATGGGAGCGACGGCAGGGAGATCGTCGCGGCGGTCGCGCTGGTCCGGGCGGCGCTCTACGACAACCGTGCCCGCGCTTATGTCCCGGTGGCCCGAATCCTGGGCGAGATCGGCGTCGCCGCGACAAGCCCCGAGCCGAGCCCGGAAGTGGTGGCTTTCATTGCCTCCGAAGAAGCGATGCGCAGCGCCGCCTCGACGGCAGTCTGAACCCGGTTATTCGGCCGCCAGCCTTGTCGCGCGCCATTGCGCCAGCAGGGCGCGCAGCGCCGCAGGCTTCAGCGGCTTGTTGAGCAGATAGACATCGAGCGCGCTCGCGGCTTCGCGGACATGCGGCGTCCGGTCGGCGGTGAGCAGGATCGCCGGCATCGGCGTCCGGGCCCGTGCGCGCAGGGCGGTGATGGCTGTCAGCCCGTTGCCGTGGTCGAGATGATAGTCGGCGATCAGCACGTCGGCCTCGCCCTTGCTCCCGACATGCGGCAGCGCCTCGTCCAGCCCCGGCGCGATCGTGACCTGGCAGCCCCAGCCTTCGAGCAGGCGCTTCATGCCGTCGAGAATGGCGGGCTCGTTGTCGATGACGAGCAGCCGCATCCCGGCGAGCTGCCCGGCCGGGGCATTGCGCGGCGCGGCGCCGGTCGCCATCGCGGGCAGCGGCGCGGCGCGCGGCACCAGCACCGAGAAGCGCGAGCCGCGCCCCGGCGCCGAATCGAGCGTCAGCCCATGGTCGAGCGCACGCGCGATGCGCTGGACGATGGAAAGCCCGAGTCCGAGCCCGCGCGCCACCTTGGCGCCCTGGTCGAGCCGCTGGAATTCACGGAACACCGTCTTCTGCTTGCTCTGGGGAATGCCGAGACCGGTATCGATGACCTCGACGGCGACCTGATTGCCCCGTCGCCGGCAGCCGATCAGCACCTTGCCGTTCGGCGTGTACTTGATCGCGTTCGAGATCAGGTTCTGCAGCAGCCGGCGCAGCAGGCGCCGGTCCGAGCGCAGCGTCAGGCTGGTCGGCATGAATACGAGCTTGAGCCCCTTCTCCTGGGCGCTGGGCTCGAACTCGCGCTGGAGCTGGCGCATCAGCTCGTCGAGCCGGAAGGAGGACAGTTCCGGCTTGAGTGCTCCGCCGTCGAGGCGCGAGATCTCGAGCAGCGCGGTCAGGATTTCCTCGACGGCGTCGAGCGAGGCGTCGATGTTCTCGGCGAGGTCCGGGTGGCCTGCCGTGCGGTCTCGCTCGACCAGCGAGGTCGCGTAGAGCCGTGCCGCGTTGAGCGGTTGCAGGATGTCGTGACTCGCGGCAGCGAGGAAGCGCGTCTTCGAGGCGTTGGCGGCTTCCGCCTCGGCCTTGGCGCGCTGCAGCTCGGCATTGACATGCAGCAGCTCCTCGGTGCGCTCGGCGACGCGCTTCTCGAGGCTCTCATTGGCGCGTTCGAGTTCCTCCTCGCCGGCGACGGTCTCGGTGATGTCGGTATAGGTCGTGACGAAGCCGCCATCCGGCAGGGCGTTGGTTCGGACCTCGATCACCTTCTTCGAGGGAAAGAGCTTGAGGCGGACCGGCTCGCGGTCGTTGACGAAGCTCTCCAGCCGCGCCGCCATCAGATCGTCCTGCGCGCCGTCGCCATAGGCGCCGCGCGCCGCGTTGAAGCGCACGATCTCGTCGAGCCCCGTGCCGAAACGCACCAGCGAGGGCGGCAGGTCGTAGAGCTGGATGAAGGCCTGGTTCCAGGCGAGCAGCCTCAGATCGCGGTCGAGCACCGTGATGCCCTGGCCGGCATGGTCGAGGCCGTGCTGCAGGATGTCGCGATTGTACTGGAGCGCGGCCGAGGCGTCGTCGAGCAGCTTGAAGGCGGCCTCGGTCGAGAGGTTGCGGCGCTTCAGCAGCAGCGAGAGCACGAGGCGCGAGGAGGCCGCGCCGATCGCCGAGGAGAGCAGATGCTCGCCGAAGCGCAACAGGTGGATATCGGCGTCGCGGCCGGGTTCGGTGGTTTCGCCGCGGCCGGTATTGAAGCCGTCGAAGGCGCGCTCGGTGCGCTCCTGGCCGAGATAGCGCGCAATGGTCGACTGCAGCTCGCCCTCGGTGACGCTGGTCCGCCAGAGCGAGAAGGACTGCGCCATCGTCGCCGGCTGGGATTCGACGAAGGCGTTCGCCTGCAGGCGCTCCATCGCATTGGCGGGCCTCAGCAATGAGAAGCCGATATAGGCGAGGATGTTGAGCCCGAGGCTCCAGAACACGCCATGCGGCAGCGCCGGCCAATCCAGGCCGAACAGCGCTTCGGGCCTCAGGCTTTCGGCGCCGAACGGGCCGTTCGCGATGATCTCGCTCCACCAGCCGCCGGGCAAAGCGAGGCTCGGCATCAGCAGCGTATAGGCCCAGACCAGCGTGCCGATCGTCAGCCCCGCCACGGCGCCGAGCGCAGTCCCCCGTCGCCAGAGCAGCCCGCCGAAGAAGGCCGGCGCGATCTGCGCCGTCGCCGCGAAGGACAGCAGGCCGATGGAGACCAGCGCCGCCTCGCCCGAGGCACGGTAATAGACATAGCCGAGCAGGATCACGAGGAAGATGCCGAGGCGGCGGATGATTACGACCTGGGAGCCGAGATCGCCGCCGGTGCTGCCGTTTCCATCGCTGCTGCGGTTGAACCGCCGGCCCGCGCGGCTGGGATCGCTCAGCGTGCGCCGCCCGCGGAGCAGCAGGGGCATGACGATATGGTTCGAGATCATGATCGCGAGCGCGACGGAGGCGACGATCACCATCGCCGTCGCCGCCGAGAGCCCACCGACGAAGACGAGGAGCGCGATCACCCCGGCTTCGCGCTGCAGCGGCAGCAGCAGGACGGTCATGTCGCGGTCGATGCCGCTGCCGGGGATGAGGATCTCGCCGGCCGCCGCCAGCGGCAGCACGAACAGGTTGATCAGCACGAGATAGAGCGGGAACATCCAGGCCGCCCGCCGCACGTCGCGGACGTCGCGGTTCTCGACGATCGTCATGTGGAACTGGCGCGCCAGCAGCAGCGCCGCACAGCTCGACAGCAGGGTCAGCGTCAGGAAGTTCGGCCAGCTCGATGTCCGCTCCCAGATCGGCGGCATG
Above is a genomic segment from Bosea sp. NBC_00550 containing:
- a CDS encoding SOS response-associated peptidase, with the translated sequence MCGRYAITLPPEAMRETFGYREQPNFPPRYNIAPTQPIPVVLPHDGARRFLLMRWGFIPGWVRDAKDFPLVINVRSESAAEKPSFRNALTRRRCLLPADAFYEWRRSGSGRQAQNEAFLFRRPDRGFFAFAALWETWNSPDGSEIDTVAMMTGPANGLMAPIHHRSPIILDPDDHDAWLDPQSTPQQTARLLKPPPDDLLEAVAIGSAVNKVANDAPEVQLPLADLPRSEPSEEPKRHARKAARPPADDGQGSLF
- a CDS encoding TlyA family RNA methyltransferase; the protein is MKSRADQLLVERGFFESRARAQAAIAAGLVSANGQPVRKASEMVARDAALTAEAPHPYVSRGGLKLAGALDAFGFDPAGQVCLDVGSSTGGFTDLLLKRGARHVVAVDVGRDQLHASLRANPRVTSFEGQDIRTLAPEAMPEMPALAAIDVSFISLKLVLPAVAALLVPQAGIAALIKPQFEAGRAALKKGIVRDEAIQQQVCDDIVALFGTLGFTVEGPIPSPIEGGDGNREFLVGARRKP
- the dxs gene encoding 1-deoxy-D-xylulose-5-phosphate synthase; translated protein: MPRPATPLLDTIHDSADLRALDDAQLRQVADELRLETIDAVSVTGGHLGAGLGVVELTVALHHVFDTPRDRLIWDVGHQAYPHKILTGRRERIRTLRQPGGLSGFTKRSESAYDPFGAAHSSTSISAGLGMAVGRDLKGEGNNVIAVIGDGAMSAGMAYEAMNNAGALGSRLIVILNDNDMSIAPPVGAMSAYLARLVSGRTYRSLREVAKQLAERLPRFFHDKAKRTEEYARGFWTGGTMFEELGFYYVGPIDGHNLDHLLPVLRNVRDAGNGPILVHVVTQKGKGYAPAEASADKYHGVVKFDPITGLQAKAPANAPSYTGVFANALMKEAREDDKIVAVTAAMPSGTGLDAFGKEFPGRTFDVGIAEQHAVTFAAGLATEGYKPFVAIYSTFMQRAYDQIVHDVAIQKLPVRFALDRAGLVGADGATHAGSFDVAYLACLPDMVVMAAADEAELTHMVATAAAYDEGPIAFRYPRGEGVGVEIPDVGMPLEIGKGRIVREGTRIALLSLGTRLAEALKAADLLAQRGLSTTVADARFAKPLDESLILKLAREHEILITIEEGSVGGFGSHVLHLLARNGALDTGLKVRTLTLPDVFQDHDKPDAMYAAAGLDAGGIVAAVDGALGAPSVVKRA
- a CDS encoding MFS transporter is translated as MQQTDTTPLPAAFRRIGWSNLFAQFSEQIALAAAPLAAVLLLAAGPAETGWLQTAQTLPFLLLSIPAGLMVDRASRRRLMVGTEALRAVSLLAIPLLLAAGSLNLTWLAVLGALGAIGTVCYSVAAPAFVPSVVPRARLADANRWLELARSAAYAGGPALGGALVGWIGVSTAYGLAAGLSILAALLLAGLPKDEAPSGPRRDLLDDLKEGARFVAGHDLLRPILMTAVFFNISWFIFQAVYVAYAIQNLGLSATQVGVTLGIYGAGMIVGAVLAPAIARQVSFGTLILLGPFAGLCAAGVMLATLWVPSVYLVGASFFLFGVGPIIWTISTMTLRQAVTPNAMLGRVSALIMTATFGARPVGAAIGASVAAHLGISACLALATAGFLIQLLVIGFSRVPRLRDISEAA
- a CDS encoding pirin family protein, giving the protein MSQLPADDPILGDARSCEAIEKVIVPRTHDLGGFQVRRALPAIGQRMVGPFIFFDQMGPAEFHLGEGLDVRPHPHIGLSTVTYLFDGEIMHRDSLGTALAIKPGAVNLMTAGRGIVHSERTGMEARATGPKLYGIQAWLALPKTHEEVAPEFVHHGAPELPRIVEGGKRISLIMGSAYGQTSPVKFPWDALYAEAVLSPGAILPLDPDYGERAIYIVSGKVDIAGEEFGAGQLLVFKPGDRISILAIDQSRVMIVGGEPMDGPRHIWWNFVSSSKERIEQAKDEWKTGRFDTVPGDESEFIPLPEG
- a CDS encoding exodeoxyribonuclease VII small subunit, with the protein product MSQDKTQDNSNADVAALPFEAAMKELEGIVARLERGDVPLEESIAIYTRGEALKVRCDALLKQAEARIERITLGADGKPTGTTPLDVDN
- a CDS encoding Lrp/AsnC family transcriptional regulator; the encoded protein is MTIELDSRDRSILRILQQDGRITNSDLAEKVHLSPSACLRRVRQLEESGLIRGYAMMLDDKIAGFPGTAFVFVTLDQQGRASLESFEQAVQSLPEILECHLLAGAHDYLMRVIYRDSADFERIHTDIITQLPGVTRVQSTLTLRTIKKTSALPV
- a CDS encoding tyrosine phosphatase family protein, coding for MPSLHVSPLSRLSETVAAVRARHLVTLINVGSVVERPAGIAESRHLFLGMSDINQPLDGHVLAGQDHIGRFLAFVRNWDREAPMVIHCWAGISRSTAAAYIAACAISPERDEEEVADALRTAAPSATPNVRLVALADATLGRDGRMIRAIERIGRGADAFEGTPFAMPLT
- a CDS encoding thioesterase family protein, producing the protein MNLWFRLIWLLLTTRFRPKLALPRQASILPFRVWFHDLDTSLHMNNGRYWSLMDLGRLDLMLRSGLWRAVLRHGWLPVVNAGTIRFRREMRLFRPFRLETRILCWSENWLVMQHRMLMHGSDGREIVAAVALVRAALYDNRARAYVPVARILGEIGVAATSPEPSPEVVAFIASEEAMRSAASTAV